Genomic DNA from Shewanella woodyi ATCC 51908:
GTTATCTTCAATTGAACCATCATGATCCACTATACGTTGGATCCACATGCGGCGAGTTTTTACATCGCGACAGTTTGCCAGTATGGCTGCATCTTTAACGGGAATATTGATCTGATAATAGAAGCGGTTGGCAACCCAACCTCTGATCTGTTCAACGCTGCACTCACCTTTATGCATCATCTTATGGTAGGGATGGTGTATATGGTAAAGCGACCCTTTATCTTTGAGTTTTTGTTCGAATTCTTCTTTAGTCCAGGCTTGCATTGTTACCTCTATATGAATATTTCCATACCGTCGGTCGCGATCTCAACACCGTTATTAATCACATAACTGTGCTCTGCAGACTCTTCATTTAAAATAGGGTTTGTATTGTTAATATGGATCAGTATTTTGTGTTTAATATCAAATTTTTTCAGCAGTGCTACAGTGCCAAACTCACCATTTACTGGCATATGTCCCATGTCTGAACCTAGCTTATTACTAAAGCCTTTGGCTATCATTTCATCGTCTAACCAAAGCGTACCATCGATTAAGGCGCATTCGGCGTCAGCTAACATGGCTTCTACAAGCGAGTTTGATTTGACGATGCCTGGTGCATAAAAGAGATACTTTCCAGTATTGCTATCAAGAATTTTGAGGCCAATATTATTGCCGGGTACGATGTCATCACGGTAGGGAGAGTAGGGTGGTGCATTCGATTCTAATGGGACGGGATAAAACACCAAGCCTGATACCTGTTCAACAGTAAAGGGAGTTTGAGGATCTGTTCCTATGGCTCGATGTGTCAGTCCGCCATGCCAATGACTCAGTAGGTTAAAAAGTGGATAAGCTCCAGATAAGTCTTCATGAACAACATCAGTGCAGTAAACAGGAAGAGGGAGTCCCTCTCTAAGGGTCAGTAGACCTGTGGTGTGATCGATTTGGCTATCAGAGAGCACTGCAGCTCTTATCTTTGTGCCTCTTTGACCTTCATCGGGCCAGAGTTGTGGTGATTGATTGATCTGTTGACGTATATCTGGAGAGGCATTGATCAGTACCCAGTTTTCGCCGTCTGGACTGACCGCTATTGAGGATTGGGTCCTTGCTTGGGCTTTTATGCGCCCACTACGTACTCCTTCACAATTATCGCAATGACAGTTCCATTGCGGGAATCCGCCACCCGCTGCTGAACCAAGAATGAGTATCTGCATAGAGCAAGTGTCCTCTTTTATTGTTATTATTTTTATAAAAAAATCCCCACAACCTAAGGTTATGGGGATTTTTGTTTAACGGTTACTGATATAAAGAGTAACTTCAAAACCTAGACGCATATCTTCAAATTTTGGTTTGGTCCACATCGCTTGCTCCTCCACGGTTATTTTATGTATTACTGTATTCCAATATAAAAGCTGCTAAAAAAATAAAACATTATACTTTGGGCGGAAAAAAGGACGAAAATGCCCCTAAACTTCACTTTTTGAACAATAAATCACACCCTTATTATCACTTACTGGTTTTACTCGAGAAGGTTTACTGCCTTTTTGACCATATCGTTCTACTACACATAATTTAGGACTCTCTATGGTCACTAAACATTCAAGGCATTGAATACATTCACTGTAATTGATAGTTCCATTATTGTTAATCGCCTCTATACCGCACTTTTTTCGCTGGCACAGATGACAAGGTGCGCCGCACTCTTTTCGCCTAGTTAACCACTTAAACAGAGGGTAACGTCCTAGCAGAGCAAGACCTGCGCCCAGTGGACAAAGATAACGGCAGTAGAACTTATGGATCTTCAAACTAAGCAGAAGTAGCACGACGGCATAGAGTGTAAACGGCCAGTAACGAATAAAGTTTAAGGTAATACTGGTTTTAAAGGGCTCCACTTCTGCCAGTTGCTCTGCCAGTGTGAGGGAGTAAAACGCCGTTGCGACTAAAGTGAATAGGATAAGATATTTGAGCATTCGTCCATACTTGTCAGCCTTTGGGTTGACCTGTATCTGCTTGATGTTTAATTTTTGAGCCAGCAGGGCCATAAACTCCTGCAGGGCACCAAAAGGGCATAGCCAGCCACAAAAGAGGCCTCTTCCCCAGAGGAAGAGAGTCACAAACACAAATACCCATAGAATAAAGATAATGGGATCGAATAGAAAAACCTCCAACTGAAAGCCATTAGCGATAGAGAGCAGCAAGGTATAGATGTTTACCACCGAGAGTTGCCCTTGGCTGTAGTAACCGATAAAGCCGACCACGAATAGCAAAGCAAGGTTTCGAATTGAGTGGGTGAGCTTGGCATTAGAAGCAAGCGATTGCTGCTTTATGAAGATGAGTGTTAGCAGAAACAGATAGAGTGAGAACACCGCTATCTCTATCTGTCTACTTTGCCAAATGGTTAGCCAGAGTGGAGTTTGTGGGATTAAAGTGTCTGGCGATATCTGCTTTGCAAATAGTTGCTCAGGTAGTTGAATTTTGTTGAGGAATTTGTGCTGCTTTTGGCTTAAAAAAGATTGGTTATAGAACACAGACAGGCCTAATTCAAACTGACTGTGTAGCTCAAAGCCAGATTGAGACTTTATTCTAAATACCTTGAGATCAGTAAACTCAGGCATATCTGTATTAAATAGAGGTTCGCTGAAGCTGTAAAAATCGATATCGCGTAGATCCACTGGAAATCCATTTTGCTCGGCGCTTAATCGATTAGAGACTGTTTGGGGGATAAATTCCTCGCTGATAAATGAGTATTGGCCACAATTTAATAGCATCAAGGCGTATTCACCTGGTTTTAGATTCTCTAATAGGCGCTGATATTCTCGCTCACCTAAAAGATTCTTTCCTATGATAGGTATATTTACAAAACCAAAATAGAGATCGATAAAAGGGGCCTTTCCTGCTAACTCACTTTCTTCTGTCAGTCGCTCAATCTCATTGATAAGTTCACGGGGTAGAGCGCTGAGTTCTATTTGGGATGATTGCCAGTGTTGAAGGTAACCAGATTCAAGTAATTCATCAAAGCCCATAGGGGTAAAGTAATCTGGTTTTATGATATAGGGAGAGGCTGCTACAAAGCCCTCAAGCTTAGCTCTAGCCACTTTGAGCGCCGAGGCTAAAATGGTGTCATTGATCACCATCACTGACACTGTTGCGCGAGTGACACCGTCAAAGTAGGTGGCTTGTTGAGAGGTTTTATCCTGACTATTAATGATAAAGCGCTCTTTGACCGAATGTCCCTTGTATTGCTCTACGAAGCTGAACATGGATGACTCACCTAATCCATGTAAAAATATCGGTTCATGATGTTTAATGACCTGAAGTCCTGACATGACGCCTTTGGTATCGAGTCCGATGAGCAGGTTAATAGACTCGCCAGAAAAGCCGATAAAGTCAGTGAGCTCATCGGTTTCAAATACATAACCTAAGAGTTGATTGAGTTGATAGACTGGGGTGACTGGTAATACTTTATCTTGCAAACCGATTCTTGTTGCAGTTGGAAAAAGTTGGGTTATCTCTGCTGGGATCTCTGTGACATCACTATTGGCTAAACTTATAGAGGTGAGAAAAGGGAGCGTTAACATCAAAAGGAGGCTGAAGTTGGGAAAGTGACCGAGTCTTATCCACCTTAAAAGTGCCATGTTAACGCCCCGAAAGCTTTACTATTTTTGGCCCACACATTTTATGTGTGGGCCGTTTGCCTTGGTGTTGAAATAAAAGCGACTAGAAGAAACCGAGTGGGCTAGTACTGTAGCTCACGAGCAGGTTCTTAGTTTGCTGATAATGATCTAGCATCATCTTATGTGTCTCACGACCAATACCGGATTTCTTATAACCACCGAATGCGGCATGAGCGGGATAGAGATGGTAACAGTTTGTCCATACACGTCCTGCTTGTAGGCCTCGTCCCATTCGGTAGGCAAGGTTAGTATCACGTGTCCAAACACCAGCACCTAAACCGTAAGCTGAATCGTTTGCGATGGCTAGCGCTTCAGCCTCATCTTTAAAGGTGGTTACCGCTATCACAGGGCCAAAGATCTCCTCTTGGAAGATTCTCATGGAGTTATCTCCTTGGAGAATAGTCGGTTGTACATAGAAACCATTTCCAAGCGAGTCTTCTAAGTTTTCCTGATCGCCGCCAGTTAATACTTTTGCTCCCTCTTGATTGCCTATTTTCAAGTAACCCATGATCTTATCAAACTGCTCTTGGGATGCTTGAGCACCAACCATAGTGGTGGTGTCGAGTGGGTTGCCACGTATGATCTCTTTGGTTTTTTGTAGCACTTTAGCCATAAACTCATCGAAGATATCTTCCTGCACTAATGCGCGAGATGGACAGGTACAGACCTCACCTTGGTTAAAGAAGCCTAATACAAAACCTTCGGCGCACTTATCAAGATAATCATCTTCATGCTGAGTCACATCACCAAAATAGATGTTAGGTGACTTACCGCCTAACTCGACCGTAGAGGGGATTAAGTTCTCAGCTGCACATTTTAAGATGTGTCCACCTACTGCCGTAGAGCCTGTAAAGGCGATTTTAGCGATACGAGTGCTGGTGGCCAGTGCTTCCCCGGCCTCTCTACCATAGCCATTGACTACGTTCAGTACCCCAGCAGGTAGTAGATCTTCAATTAACTCCATTAGCAGCAAAATACTCGCAGGGGTTTGCTCAGCAGGTTTAAGCACAATGCAGTTTCCTGCAGCCAATGCTGGAGCTAGCTTCCATGCTGCCATCAGTAGTGGGAAGTTCCAGGGGATAATCTGACCGACAACCCCTAGTGGCTCATGGAAGTGGTAAGCTACTGTGTCTTTGTCTATCTCTGACAGGGTGCCTTCTTGAGCACGGATACATCCTGCATAGTAGCGGAAATGATCTGAGCTTAATGGCAGATCTGCAGCTAAGGTTTCACGTACGGCTTTACCGTTATCCCACGTCTCAGCGACGGCCAAAGCCTCTAGATTTTCATCGATGCGATCGGCAATCTTTAATAAGATGTTTGAGCGCTCTTGTACTGAGGTGTTGCCCCATGCTTCTTTAGCGCTGTGAGCAGCATCTAATGCAAGCTCAATATCTTGTGCGCATGAGCGAGGTATTTTACAAAACTCTTCACCGGTAACTGGGGTCGTATTGCTAAAATAGACGCCTTTTACTGGCGGTACCCACTTACCACCGATAAAGTTTTCATATTGCGCTTTAAAAGAAACTATTGAATTGTCGCTACCCGGATATGCATAAATCATATTTCACCTCGAATCTAGACCTGCCAGAGTTTGCCTCTTTTCCATGGTCTTGTTTTTGTTTGCTCTGGGGTAATCCAAAGCTTCTTGATGATTCATAGTAGTCCTGCGCTGCAAGACAAAACATGATCCCTTGGCACAAAAAAACTCATACTTTAGAAGGAAGTTAGTATGATGAAATGTTAAAAAGCCATGATTTATAGCGATAAAACCTGACATACATTAAGGGCATTGGGCATTGATGCAAAAATAGAAAGGGCTGTCAGTGACAGCCCTTTTACAGGTATGACTTGCTATGGACAGCTTTTAGCTTTTAGGTAGCTTAAAGGTCCAGACACTACCGCCTTGATTTAGATGCTTAATACGCTTGGCCACATCGCCTCCCCAAAGAGGTACTGCGCCGCCCCAACCTGAGAGGACTGAAACATACTGCTCACCATCCATGTCCCAGGTAACAGGAGATCCAACGATGCCAGAACCAGTATTGAACTTGTATTTAAGCTCACCTGTCTTGGCATTAAAAGCCAGCAGATATCCTTCAGGGTTACCCATAAAGACGAGGTTACCAGCTGTAGTTAGTACACCTCCCCAAAGAGGGGAGTAGTTTTTGTAACGCCAGACCTCTTTACCTGTTTTAGGATCTATCGCTTTAAGTACACCAATATAGTCATCATTAATCGCTTTAATCGTAAAGCCAGCACCTAAATAGGCAGCGCCTTTTTTATAGGCGGTTGGTTCATTCCAGATGTCCATCTCCCACTCATTTGAGGGGACATAGAAGAGCTCTGTATCTTGGCTATAGGCCATCGGCATCCAGTTTTTTCCTCCTAGGAAGGAGGGAGCTGCAACAACGGTTTTACCCTGTTTACCATCCGCTGAATCCATAGGATTACCCGGGCGATTGGCATCAACAAAAATAGGTCGGCCGTTTTCATCTAAGCCTGAAGCCCATGAGATCTTATCGGAGAAAGGGAAGCCGCGGATAAAGTCGCCATTTTCACGGTTGAGTACGTAGAAAAAGCCATTACGGTCGGCGGTTGCTGCCGCTTTAATGGTTTTACCTTTCTCTTTGTAATCAAATGGGATCAGCTCATTGACTCCATCATAATCCCAGCCATCATGTGGCGTGGTCTGAAAATGCCAGACAATCTTTCCTGTGTCGGGATCGATAGCTAAGCGTGACGCTGAGAAGTAGTTGTCACCTGGACGCAGGTGTGAGTTCCATGGCGCAGGGTTACCTGTACCGAAGAAGAGGAGATCCACATCGGCATCATAAGTTCCTCCAAGCCATGGCGCTGCGCCGCCAGATTTCCACAGATCCCCAGGCCAAGTTTGACCGGGTTTGCCTCCGGAGATCCCATTATCGACCTTTTTGCCATTTTTCCAGATATAGCCCATATGGCCTTCGACCGTAGGGCGCTCCCATACGATTTGACCATTTTTAGCATCATAGGCTCTGACTTTACCGACTATGCCGAACTCACCACCAGAGACACCGGTTATAATCTTGCCTTTGACGACAATTGGTGCTGCAGTGATTGAGTAGCCGGCTTTGTAGTCTTCAACTTTCTTCTTCCATACGACTTTGCCAGTATCTTTATTTAGTGCAACGAGCTTAGCGTCTAAGGTGCCAAAAATTACAAGGTCATCATAGAGGGCTACACCACGGTTGATCACATCACAGCAGGGCATGATCCCATCGGGTAATCTAGCGTCATATTGCCACAACTCTTCGCCTGTTCTGGCGTCGATGGCGTATACACGCGAATAGGAGCCAGTAATATACATGACGCCATCTTTGATCATTGGCTGTGATTCTTGACCACGTTGTTTCTCGCCCCCTAAGGAGAAAGCCCAAGCGGGTCGCATCTCTTTAACTGTACTGGTATTAATCTTAGTAAGAGGGCTATATCTTTGACCTTGTAGTCCCATTCCATAAGAGACAACATCATCTGTTGTCATCTGGTCGTTAGCGATATCCTTATTGGTTACATTAGCACTCGCAGTACCACAGAGTGCTAATGTAATACAAAGAGATAATGATAACTTA
This window encodes:
- the pqqB gene encoding pyrroloquinoline quinone biosynthesis protein PqqB, with the translated sequence MQILILGSAAGGGFPQWNCHCDNCEGVRSGRIKAQARTQSSIAVSPDGENWVLINASPDIRQQINQSPQLWPDEGQRGTKIRAAVLSDSQIDHTTGLLTLREGLPLPVYCTDVVHEDLSGAYPLFNLLSHWHGGLTHRAIGTDPQTPFTVEQVSGLVFYPVPLESNAPPYSPYRDDIVPGNNIGLKILDSNTGKYLFYAPGIVKSNSLVEAMLADAECALIDGTLWLDDEMIAKGFSNKLGSDMGHMPVNGEFGTVALLKKFDIKHKILIHINNTNPILNEESAEHSYVINNGVEIATDGMEIFI
- the pqqA gene encoding pyrroloquinoline quinone precursor peptide PqqA produces the protein MWTKPKFEDMRLGFEVTLYISNR
- a CDS encoding NosR/NirI family protein, encoding MALLRWIRLGHFPNFSLLLMLTLPFLTSISLANSDVTEIPAEITQLFPTATRIGLQDKVLPVTPVYQLNQLLGYVFETDELTDFIGFSGESINLLIGLDTKGVMSGLQVIKHHEPIFLHGLGESSMFSFVEQYKGHSVKERFIINSQDKTSQQATYFDGVTRATVSVMVINDTILASALKVARAKLEGFVAASPYIIKPDYFTPMGFDELLESGYLQHWQSSQIELSALPRELINEIERLTEESELAGKAPFIDLYFGFVNIPIIGKNLLGEREYQRLLENLKPGEYALMLLNCGQYSFISEEFIPQTVSNRLSAEQNGFPVDLRDIDFYSFSEPLFNTDMPEFTDLKVFRIKSQSGFELHSQFELGLSVFYNQSFLSQKQHKFLNKIQLPEQLFAKQISPDTLIPQTPLWLTIWQSRQIEIAVFSLYLFLLTLIFIKQQSLASNAKLTHSIRNLALLFVVGFIGYYSQGQLSVVNIYTLLLSIANGFQLEVFLFDPIIFILWVFVFVTLFLWGRGLFCGWLCPFGALQEFMALLAQKLNIKQIQVNPKADKYGRMLKYLILFTLVATAFYSLTLAEQLAEVEPFKTSITLNFIRYWPFTLYAVVLLLLSLKIHKFYCRYLCPLGAGLALLGRYPLFKWLTRRKECGAPCHLCQRKKCGIEAINNNGTINYSECIQCLECLVTIESPKLCVVERYGQKGSKPSRVKPVSDNKGVIYCSKSEV
- the exaC gene encoding acetaldehyde dehydrogenase ExaC — protein: MIYAYPGSDNSIVSFKAQYENFIGGKWVPPVKGVYFSNTTPVTGEEFCKIPRSCAQDIELALDAAHSAKEAWGNTSVQERSNILLKIADRIDENLEALAVAETWDNGKAVRETLAADLPLSSDHFRYYAGCIRAQEGTLSEIDKDTVAYHFHEPLGVVGQIIPWNFPLLMAAWKLAPALAAGNCIVLKPAEQTPASILLLMELIEDLLPAGVLNVVNGYGREAGEALATSTRIAKIAFTGSTAVGGHILKCAAENLIPSTVELGGKSPNIYFGDVTQHEDDYLDKCAEGFVLGFFNQGEVCTCPSRALVQEDIFDEFMAKVLQKTKEIIRGNPLDTTTMVGAQASQEQFDKIMGYLKIGNQEGAKVLTGGDQENLEDSLGNGFYVQPTILQGDNSMRIFQEEIFGPVIAVTTFKDEAEALAIANDSAYGLGAGVWTRDTNLAYRMGRGLQAGRVWTNCYHLYPAHAAFGGYKKSGIGRETHKMMLDHYQQTKNLLVSYSTSPLGFF
- a CDS encoding PQQ-dependent methanol/ethanol family dehydrogenase; translated protein: MIKTRKNNKLSLSLCITLALCGTASANVTNKDIANDQMTTDDVVSYGMGLQGQRYSPLTKINTSTVKEMRPAWAFSLGGEKQRGQESQPMIKDGVMYITGSYSRVYAIDARTGEELWQYDARLPDGIMPCCDVINRGVALYDDLVIFGTLDAKLVALNKDTGKVVWKKKVEDYKAGYSITAAPIVVKGKIITGVSGGEFGIVGKVRAYDAKNGQIVWERPTVEGHMGYIWKNGKKVDNGISGGKPGQTWPGDLWKSGGAAPWLGGTYDADVDLLFFGTGNPAPWNSHLRPGDNYFSASRLAIDPDTGKIVWHFQTTPHDGWDYDGVNELIPFDYKEKGKTIKAAATADRNGFFYVLNRENGDFIRGFPFSDKISWASGLDENGRPIFVDANRPGNPMDSADGKQGKTVVAAPSFLGGKNWMPMAYSQDTELFYVPSNEWEMDIWNEPTAYKKGAAYLGAGFTIKAINDDYIGVLKAIDPKTGKEVWRYKNYSPLWGGVLTTAGNLVFMGNPEGYLLAFNAKTGELKYKFNTGSGIVGSPVTWDMDGEQYVSVLSGWGGAVPLWGGDVAKRIKHLNQGGSVWTFKLPKS